The following are from one region of the Amedibacterium intestinale genome:
- the rpsJ gene encoding 30S ribosomal protein S10: MAKNSVRIRLKAYEHRILDASAEKIVQAAQAHGAKKIVGPVPLPTEKQVVTVLRAVHKYKDSREQFEIRTHKRLIEIVGPTAETIDSLSRLELPSGVDIEIKL; this comes from the coding sequence ATGGCAAAAAATAGCGTAAGAATTCGCTTAAAAGCCTATGAACACAGAATCTTAGATGCATCTGCAGAAAAGATCGTTCAGGCAGCACAAGCTCACGGTGCTAAAAAAATTGTTGGACCTGTACCACTTCCAACTGAAAAGCAAGTCGTTACAGTCTTGCGTGCGGTACACAAATATAAAGACTCTCGCGAACAGTTCGAGATCAGAACTCACAAACGTTTAATTGAGATTGTCGGACCTACAGCAGAAACTATCGACTCATTAAGTCGTCTAGAACTGCCAAGTGGTGTGGACATCGAAATTAAACTGTAA
- the rplC gene encoding 50S ribosomal protein L3, whose translation MKGILGRKLGMTQVFTEDGVLIPVTVVEATPNVVLQKKTVENDGYEAVQLGFEDVKEKRSTKPEIGHAAKANTAPKRFVEEVRDCELEVNVGDEVKVDIFAAGETVDVIGTSKGKGFMGTIVRNNAKIGPKSHGSGHHRHIGSLATNGITSRQGKILKGTVMAGQEGCYRTTNQNLTVIKVDVENNYLLIKGNVPGPKRGMVMVRTAKCSKGNSEPVTLVDYTKEEE comes from the coding sequence ATGAAGGGTATTCTAGGACGTAAACTTGGGATGACACAGGTATTCACGGAAGATGGTGTACTGATTCCGGTTACTGTTGTTGAAGCTACACCAAATGTAGTTTTACAGAAAAAGACAGTGGAAAACGATGGATACGAAGCTGTACAGTTAGGATTTGAAGATGTAAAAGAAAAACGTAGCACAAAACCTGAAATTGGTCACGCTGCGAAAGCAAATACTGCTCCAAAACGTTTTGTTGAAGAAGTTCGTGACTGCGAACTAGAAGTTAACGTTGGAGATGAAGTTAAAGTTGATATCTTCGCTGCTGGAGAAACAGTTGATGTTATCGGAACAAGCAAAGGTAAAGGATTCATGGGTACAATCGTTCGTAACAATGCGAAAATCGGACCTAAGAGTCACGGTTCTGGACATCACAGACACATCGGTTCTTTGGCAACTAACGGTATTACATCTCGTCAGGGGAAAATCCTGAAAGGGACAGTAATGGCTGGTCAGGAAGGATGCTATAGAACAACAAACCAAAACCTGACAGTTATTAAAGTAGATGTTGAAAACAACTATCTATTAATCAAAGGAAACGTGCCTGGTCCTAAACGTGGAATGGTAATGGTACGTACTGCTAAATGTTCTAAAGGTAATTCAGAACCTGTAACATTAGTAGATTACACGAAAGAGGAGGAATAA
- the rplD gene encoding 50S ribosomal protein L4, with amino-acid sequence MPKMVVLNQAGKELHEITLADAVFGIEPNQQCIFDAIVMQRASMRQGTHDTKNRTEVRGGGRKPWRQKGTGRARQGSIRATQWRGGGTVFGPTPRSYAYKLNKKVRRLALKSVLSEKVLENAMSVVDKFELEAPKTKAFNEIIANLEAPKKTLFVVSEGEDFENAFLSMRNIPTMMMLTADGLNVYDIVNANKIVFTEAAVKDVEEALA; translated from the coding sequence ATGCCTAAGATGGTCGTATTAAACCAAGCTGGTAAAGAGTTGCACGAAATCACTCTTGCTGATGCAGTATTTGGCATCGAGCCAAATCAGCAATGTATCTTCGATGCTATCGTAATGCAGCGTGCTAGCATGCGTCAGGGAACACACGATACTAAAAACCGTACTGAAGTACGTGGTGGTGGACGTAAACCTTGGCGTCAGAAAGGAACTGGACGTGCTCGTCAGGGTTCTATCCGCGCTACACAGTGGAGAGGTGGAGGAACTGTATTTGGACCTACTCCAAGAAGCTATGCATATAAGCTGAACAAAAAAGTTCGTCGTCTAGCTTTAAAATCAGTTTTATCTGAAAAAGTACTAGAAAACGCAATGAGCGTTGTAGATAAATTTGAATTGGAAGCACCTAAAACAAAAGCTTTCAACGAAATTATCGCAAATCTGGAAGCACCTAAGAAAACTTTATTCGTAGTTTCTGAAGGTGAAGATTTTGAAAATGCATTCTTAAGCATGCGTAACATCCCAACAATGATGATGTTAACTGCTGATGGATTGAATGTTTACGATATCGTAAATGCTAACAAAATCGTCTTTACAGAAGCTGCTGTTAAAGATGTTGAGGAGGCACTTGCATAA
- the rplW gene encoding 50S ribosomal protein L23 codes for MNNYKDIIIRPIITEKTMRYMDEDNKVTFEVKKGANKTLIKQAVESIFGVDVVSVNVVNVKPKTKRMGKYVGKTKAVRKAYVKIAEGQDINLFGEEAE; via the coding sequence ATGAACAATTATAAAGATATTATTATCCGTCCTATCATCACTGAAAAAACAATGAGATACATGGACGAAGACAACAAAGTAACTTTTGAAGTTAAAAAAGGAGCAAACAAAACATTGATCAAACAGGCTGTTGAAAGCATCTTCGGTGTTGATGTTGTTTCTGTAAATGTTGTAAACGTAAAACCTAAAACAAAAAGAATGGGTAAATACGTTGGTAAAACAAAAGCTGTTCGTAAAGCTTATGTAAAAATTGCTGAAGGACAGGATATCAATTTATTCGGTGAAGAAGCTGAATAA
- the rplB gene encoding 50S ribosomal protein L2 — protein MPIKKYKPTTPGRRGMTSLSREEITANKPEKSLLAPLNSKGGRNNNGRITTRHQGGGHKRAYRIIDFKRNKDGIPARVATIEYDPNRSANIALLNYADGEKRYIIAPKGLTVGTTVISGKGADIKVGNALELKDIPEGTFIHNIELKPGKGGQMARSAGTSAQILGIEEKYTTIRLASGEVRKVLSNCRATIGQVGNEDHSLVNYGKAGRNRWRGIRPTVRGSVMNPNDHPHGGGEGRTPIGRKSPMTPWGKKAMGVKTRKAKQPSTKLIVRRRNGK, from the coding sequence ATGCCAATCAAAAAGTATAAACCGACCACTCCAGGTCGTCGTGGTATGACTAGCTTGTCTCGTGAAGAGATTACAGCTAACAAACCAGAAAAATCACTTTTGGCACCTTTAAATAGTAAAGGTGGAAGAAACAACAATGGACGTATCACAACACGTCATCAGGGTGGAGGGCACAAACGTGCTTATCGTATCATCGACTTCAAACGTAATAAAGATGGAATCCCTGCTCGTGTAGCAACAATTGAGTACGATCCAAACCGTTCTGCAAATATCGCTTTATTGAATTATGCAGATGGTGAAAAACGTTACATCATTGCTCCAAAAGGATTAACAGTTGGTACAACTGTTATATCTGGAAAGGGTGCAGATATTAAAGTTGGTAATGCGTTGGAATTGAAAGATATCCCAGAAGGTACTTTCATTCACAATATTGAATTAAAACCTGGAAAAGGTGGACAGATGGCTCGTTCAGCTGGTACATCTGCTCAGATTTTAGGTATTGAAGAAAAATATACAACAATCCGTTTAGCATCTGGAGAAGTTCGTAAAGTATTGTCTAACTGCCGTGCTACAATTGGTCAGGTTGGTAATGAAGATCACAGTCTAGTTAACTATGGTAAAGCTGGACGTAACCGTTGGAGAGGTATCCGCCCAACTGTTCGTGGTTCTGTTATGAACCCTAATGATCACCCTCATGGTGGTGGGGAAGGACGTACGCCAATCGGACGTAAATCTCCAATGACTCCTTGGGGTAAAAAAGCTATGGGTGTTAAAACTCGTAAAGCAAAACAGCCGTCTACGAAGTTAATTGTTCGTCGTCGTAATGGCAAATAG
- the rpsS gene encoding 30S ribosomal protein S19, producing the protein MSRSLKKGPFCDDHLMKKVEELNAAGKKQVIKTWSRRSTIFPQFVEHTFAVYNGKEHLPVYVTEDMVGHKLGEFVPTRKYTGHDDDKKAKR; encoded by the coding sequence ATGAGTCGTAGTTTGAAAAAAGGCCCATTCTGTGATGACCACTTAATGAAAAAAGTGGAAGAACTGAATGCTGCTGGTAAAAAACAAGTTATTAAAACCTGGTCACGTCGTTCAACGATTTTCCCTCAGTTTGTGGAACATACATTTGCCGTTTACAACGGAAAAGAACACCTGCCTGTATATGTTACAGAAGATATGGTAGGACACAAGCTTGGTGAATTTGTCCCAACTCGTAAATATACTGGACACGATGACGACAAAAAAGCTAAGAGATAA
- the rplV gene encoding 50S ribosomal protein L22: MEVKATAKTLRIPPRKARIVIDLIRGKDVAEAAAILKFTPNAAADAIAKVLKSAVANAVNNNEMNEEKLYVKACYANEGITLKRFMPRAKGSASAIHKRTSHITIVVDERD, translated from the coding sequence ATGGAAGTTAAAGCAACAGCAAAAACATTACGTATCCCACCTAGAAAAGCTCGTATCGTTATCGATCTAATTCGTGGGAAAGACGTTGCGGAAGCAGCTGCTATTTTGAAATTTACACCAAATGCTGCAGCTGATGCAATCGCAAAAGTATTGAAATCTGCAGTAGCTAATGCAGTAAATAACAATGAAATGAATGAAGAAAAATTGTATGTTAAGGCATGCTATGCTAATGAAGGTATTACTTTAAAACGCTTCATGCCTCGTGCAAAAGGATCTGCAAGTGCAATCCACAAACGCACCAGCCACATTACTATCGTGGTTGACGAGCGTGATTAA
- the rpsC gene encoding 30S ribosomal protein S3, translated as MGQKVSPIGLRVGVIRDWESRWYADKDYADLLLEDVKIREFLFAELKAASVSRIEIERSKNRVEIMIRTARPGVIIGTNGENIENLKKKLEKLTGGKNIFLKVLEIANPDLDAKLVARSIADQLEQRASFRTAQKKAIQRTMRAGAKGIKTAVSGRLGGADMARTEGYSEGVVPLHTLRADIDYAWEEAHTTYGRLGVKVWICRGEVLPGQMVQEPEAPKNNMNDRRRNRRGNRGGNRNNRRDNAAASAPKAEGGN; from the coding sequence ATGGGACAGAAAGTTAGTCCAATCGGATTACGTGTCGGTGTTATCCGTGACTGGGAATCTAGATGGTATGCTGACAAAGATTATGCCGATTTATTATTGGAAGATGTTAAAATTCGTGAATTCTTATTCGCTGAATTAAAAGCAGCGTCCGTTTCAAGAATTGAAATCGAACGTTCTAAAAACCGTGTTGAAATCATGATCCGTACAGCTCGTCCTGGTGTGATCATTGGAACAAATGGTGAAAATATTGAAAACCTGAAAAAGAAATTAGAAAAATTAACAGGTGGAAAAAACATTTTCTTAAAAGTTTTAGAAATCGCAAACCCAGATTTGGATGCTAAATTGGTAGCTCGTAGTATTGCTGATCAGTTGGAACAGCGTGCAAGCTTCCGTACAGCACAGAAAAAAGCAATTCAGAGAACAATGCGTGCTGGAGCTAAAGGAATCAAAACAGCTGTTTCTGGACGTTTAGGTGGAGCTGATATGGCTCGTACAGAAGGATACAGTGAAGGTGTTGTTCCTTTGCATACTTTACGTGCTGACATTGATTATGCTTGGGAAGAAGCACATACAACTTACGGTCGTCTAGGAGTTAAAGTTTGGATTTGCCGTGGTGAAGTATTGCCAGGACAGATGGTTCAGGAACCAGAAGCTCCAAAAAACAATATGAACGACAGACGTCGTAACCGTCGCGGAAACCGTGGTGGAAACAGAAATAACAGAAGAGACAACGCTGCAGCAAGTGCTCCAAAAGCTGAAGGAGGTAACTAA
- the rplP gene encoding 50S ribosomal protein L16 has translation MLMPKRTKYRRPHRLSYEGRAKAGRDVSFGEYGLMADTGAYISNRQIEAARIAMTRYMKRGGKVWIRIFPHMARTKKPLEVRMGSGKGAPEGWVAVVKPGRVMFEIAGVSEEVAREAFRLASHKLPVKTKFVVRKGEE, from the coding sequence ATGTTAATGCCTAAGAGAACAAAATATAGAAGACCTCACCGTTTAAGCTACGAAGGACGTGCAAAAGCAGGTCGTGATGTATCTTTTGGTGAATATGGTCTAATGGCTGATACTGGTGCTTATATCAGCAACCGTCAGATTGAGGCCGCTCGTATTGCCATGACACGTTATATGAAACGTGGTGGTAAAGTTTGGATTCGTATCTTCCCTCACATGGCAAGAACGAAAAAACCATTAGAAGTACGTATGGGTTCTGGTAAAGGTGCTCCAGAAGGATGGGTAGCAGTAGTTAAACCAGGACGTGTTATGTTCGAAATCGCTGGAGTTTCTGAAGAAGTAGCACGCGAAGCATTCCGTTTAGCTTCTCACAAATTGCCAGTAAAAACAAAATTTGTTGTTAGAAAAGGAGAGGAGTAA
- the rpmC gene encoding 50S ribosomal protein L29 — MTAKEIREKSNSEILQEIETLKDELFNLRFQQATGQLTNTARMKTVKKDIARMKTVLTERELSNQD, encoded by the coding sequence ATGACAGCGAAAGAGATCAGAGAAAAAAGCAATAGCGAAATCCTACAAGAGATCGAAACGCTTAAAGATGAACTTTTTAATCTTCGTTTCCAACAAGCAACTGGACAGTTGACAAACACTGCTCGTATGAAAACAGTGAAAAAGGATATTGCCCGTATGAAAACCGTATTGACTGAGCGTGAGCTTAGCAATCAGGATTAA
- the rpsQ gene encoding 30S ribosomal protein S17 → MERSNRKVYRGTVVSDKMDKTITVVVETKKTHPLYGKRVNYSKKFKAHDENNEARIGDRVEIMETRPLSATKRFRLVKIVEKAVQL, encoded by the coding sequence ATGGAAAGATCTAACCGTAAAGTATATCGTGGAACAGTTGTTTCCGATAAAATGGATAAAACTATTACTGTAGTAGTAGAAACTAAGAAAACACATCCATTATATGGAAAACGTGTAAATTATTCTAAAAAATTCAAAGCTCATGACGAAAATAACGAAGCTAGAATCGGAGATAGAGTAGAAATTATGGAAACTCGTCCATTATCTGCAACTAAACGCTTCCGCTTAGTGAAAATCGTTGAGAAAGCTGTACAGCTGTAG
- the rplN gene encoding 50S ribosomal protein L14 has translation MIQNESRLRVADNTGAKEVLVIRCLGGSVRKFSNIGDIVVCAVKQAAPGGTVKKGDVVKGVIVRTKRGVRRENGTYIKFDDNAVVLIKDDKTPRGTRIFGPVARELRDKDFMKIVSLAPEVL, from the coding sequence ATGATCCAGAATGAAAGTAGATTACGCGTCGCTGATAACACTGGTGCCAAAGAAGTTTTGGTTATCCGTTGTTTAGGTGGTAGCGTTCGTAAGTTTTCAAACATCGGGGATATCGTTGTCTGTGCTGTAAAACAGGCTGCTCCTGGTGGAACTGTTAAAAAAGGTGATGTTGTTAAAGGTGTAATCGTACGTACAAAACGTGGAGTACGCCGTGAAAACGGAACATACATCAAATTTGATGACAATGCAGTTGTTCTTATCAAGGATGACAAAACACCACGTGGAACTCGTATTTTTGGACCAGTGGCAAGAGAACTTCGTGACAAAGACTTTATGAAAATTGTGTCTTTGGCACCAGAAGTATTATAA
- the rplX gene encoding 50S ribosomal protein L24 — MKIKKGDKVQVITGAYKGTIAEVIKVFPKENKVIVEGVNMVKKHLKPTQANPDGGIVEKEAPIHVSNVMAYDAKAKKASRIGFEIKEDKKGNKTKVRVYKKTGAEVK, encoded by the coding sequence GTGAAAATCAAAAAAGGTGATAAAGTTCAGGTTATTACAGGTGCTTACAAGGGCACTATCGCTGAAGTAATTAAAGTTTTCCCTAAAGAAAACAAAGTTATCGTTGAAGGAGTTAACATGGTGAAAAAACACCTAAAACCTACTCAGGCTAATCCTGATGGAGGAATTGTTGAAAAAGAAGCTCCTATTCATGTATCTAACGTAATGGCTTACGATGCAAAAGCTAAGAAAGCTAGCCGTATCGGATTCGAAATTAAAGAAGACAAAAAAGGCAATAAAACAAAAGTTCGCGTCTACAAAAAAACTGGCGCTGAAGTTAAGTAA
- the rplE gene encoding 50S ribosomal protein L5 — translation MNRLNQKYNEVVVPNLMKKFNYKSVMEVPYVDKIVINMGIGEAISNPKVLDDAVAELAQITGQAPVVTKAKKSIANFKVREGMPIGCKVTLRKEKMYDFLDKLMNISLPRVRDFRGVSDTSFDGRGNYTLGIKEQLIFPEINYDKVNKVRGMDIVVVTTAKTNEEAKALLEELGMPFKK, via the coding sequence ATGAACCGCCTAAATCAAAAATACAATGAGGTTGTAGTACCTAACTTGATGAAAAAATTTAACTATAAATCAGTTATGGAAGTACCTTACGTAGATAAAATTGTTATCAATATGGGTATTGGTGAAGCTATTTCTAACCCAAAAGTATTAGATGATGCAGTTGCTGAATTAGCACAGATTACTGGACAGGCTCCAGTAGTAACAAAAGCTAAAAAATCAATCGCAAACTTTAAAGTTCGTGAAGGAATGCCTATCGGATGTAAAGTTACTTTGCGTAAAGAAAAAATGTATGATTTCTTAGATAAATTAATGAACATCTCTTTACCACGTGTTCGTGACTTCCGTGGTGTTTCAGATACATCTTTTGATGGTCGTGGAAACTATACTTTGGGTATCAAAGAACAGCTGATTTTCCCAGAAATCAATTACGATAAAGTAAATAAAGTACGTGGTATGGATATCGTAGTTGTTACAACTGCAAAAACAAACGAAGAAGCTAAGGCATTACTAGAAGAATTAGGTATGCCTTTCAAGAAATAG
- a CDS encoding type Z 30S ribosomal protein S14: protein MAKKAMINKSKRPQKFKVREYTRCERCGRPHSVLRKYKLCRICFRELAYKGQIPGVKKASW, encoded by the coding sequence ATGGCAAAGAAAGCAATGATTAATAAATCAAAACGTCCTCAAAAGTTCAAAGTGCGTGAGTACACACGTTGTGAACGTTGTGGCCGTCCTCACTCAGTTTTACGTAAATACAAACTATGCCGTATTTGCTTCCGTGAACTTGCTTATAAAGGGCAGATTCCGGGTGTAAAAAAGGCAAGCTGGTAA
- the rpsH gene encoding 30S ribosomal protein S8, which produces MIMTDPIADMLTRIRNAVQARHDVVEVPANKEKIEIAKILKEEGFITDYKVEGEVKKTITITLKYGPNNEKVINGLRRISKPGLRAYAKVDSIPRVLNGLGIAIISTSHGLMTDKEAKAKHVGGEVIAYVW; this is translated from the coding sequence ATGATAATGACAGATCCGATTGCAGATATGCTTACTAGAATTCGTAACGCAGTTCAGGCTCGTCACGATGTTGTAGAAGTTCCTGCAAACAAAGAAAAAATTGAAATTGCAAAAATTTTAAAAGAAGAAGGATTCATCACAGATTACAAAGTAGAGGGTGAAGTTAAGAAAACTATTACTATTACTTTGAAATATGGTCCAAATAATGAAAAAGTAATCAATGGATTGAGAAGAATTTCAAAACCAGGATTAAGAGCTTATGCTAAAGTTGATTCAATTCCTCGTGTATTGAATGGTCTTGGTATTGCTATTATCTCTACATCTCATGGATTAATGACAGATAAAGAAGCTAAAGCTAAACACGTTGGTGGCGAAGTTATCGCTTACGTGTGGTAG
- the rplF gene encoding 50S ribosomal protein L6 → MSRIGNKAITIPAGVEVTIASGNEVTVKGPKGTLTRQFNSDLGIKIEENILTVTRPNEEKHTKQLHGTTRALLANMVEGVSEGFTKELELVGIGFRAAVSGKKLTLNVGYSHPVEFAVEEGISVECPSATEIKVSGIDKQRVGEFAANVRAVRKPEPYKGKGIRYKGEYVRRKEGKTAGKK, encoded by the coding sequence ATGTCACGTATCGGTAATAAAGCGATTACCATTCCTGCTGGTGTTGAAGTTACTATCGCTAGCGGGAATGAGGTGACTGTTAAAGGGCCTAAAGGAACTTTAACTCGTCAGTTCAATTCTGATTTAGGTATCAAAATTGAAGAAAATATTTTAACTGTTACTCGTCCTAATGAAGAGAAACATACAAAACAGTTGCACGGAACAACTCGTGCATTATTAGCTAACATGGTAGAAGGTGTAAGCGAAGGCTTCACTAAAGAACTTGAACTAGTTGGTATTGGGTTCCGTGCTGCAGTTAGTGGTAAAAAACTAACATTAAATGTTGGTTACTCTCACCCAGTTGAATTTGCTGTTGAAGAAGGAATCAGTGTTGAATGTCCATCAGCTACTGAAATTAAAGTATCTGGTATTGACAAACAGCGTGTTGGTGAATTCGCTGCAAATGTTCGTGCTGTAAGAAAACCAGAACCTTACAAAGGAAAAGGTATTCGCTATAAAGGTGAATATGTTCGTCGTAAGGAAGGTAAAACAGCAGGTAAGAAATAG
- the rplR gene encoding 50S ribosomal protein L18: protein MLKKVSRNDERLRRHVRVRTKISGTPECPRLNVFRSNSHIHAQIIDDVNGNTLVSASSVELKLENGGNVEAAKTVGTEIAKRAIEKNITNVVFDRGGYVYTGRVKALADAAREAGLKF from the coding sequence ATGCTTAAGAAAGTATCTAGAAATGATGAGCGTTTACGCCGTCACGTACGTGTTCGTACCAAAATCAGTGGTACTCCTGAATGTCCCCGCCTGAACGTTTTCCGTTCAAACAGCCACATTCACGCGCAGATCATTGATGACGTTAATGGAAACACATTAGTTTCAGCTAGCTCAGTTGAATTGAAACTTGAAAATGGTGGAAATGTAGAAGCTGCTAAAACAGTTGGAACAGAAATTGCAAAACGCGCAATTGAAAAAAATATTACAAATGTAGTATTCGACCGTGGTGGATATGTTTACACAGGTCGTGTAAAAGCATTAGCTGATGCGGCTAGAGAAGCCGGACTGAAATTTTAG
- the rpsE gene encoding 30S ribosomal protein S5 — protein MERKPRRDREREKEFEERVVAINRVTKVVKGGRRFRFAALVVIGDKKGRVGFGTGKANEVPDAIKKAIEDAKKNVFTVPVVGTTIPHEITGTYGAGQVFLRPASEGTGVIAGGAIRDVLELAGINDILSKCLGSRTPINMVRATMTALKELKTIEEVAQLRGKKPEEIRG, from the coding sequence ATGGAACGTAAACCAAGAAGAGACCGCGAACGCGAAAAGGAATTCGAAGAACGCGTAGTTGCCATCAACCGTGTAACAAAAGTAGTTAAAGGTGGACGTCGTTTCCGTTTTGCTGCTTTAGTTGTTATCGGTGATAAAAAAGGACGTGTTGGATTCGGTACAGGAAAAGCTAACGAGGTTCCTGATGCTATTAAAAAAGCAATTGAAGATGCTAAGAAAAACGTATTTACAGTACCTGTTGTAGGAACTACTATTCCTCATGAAATTACTGGTACATACGGTGCAGGTCAGGTATTCCTTCGTCCTGCTTCAGAAGGTACTGGAGTTATCGCAGGTGGAGCAATTCGTGATGTATTAGAATTAGCTGGTATTAATGATATCCTTTCTAAATGTTTAGGAAGTCGTACTCCAATTAATATGGTACGTGCAACAATGACAGCTTTAAAAGAATTAAAAACAATCGAAGAAGTTGCTCAGCTCCGTGGTAAAAAACCAGAAGAAATTCGCGGTTAA